GCTGGCGCGCGTTGCTGAATTAACCGGCGGCGACAGCCTGAAGTCCAACATTCAACTGGTGTTTAACAACGCCGTACTGGCCTGCGAGATCGCGAAGGAATATCAACGCCTCGCCTGATCATAACGAACGGGCAGCTCGCGGTCGCCCGAAACCACCAAAACCTGGCTTCGCGCCGGGTTTCCTGGCATGAAGGGAAATCATTATGGATATAATGAGAAGTGTTGTGGGTATGGCGGTATTGCTGGTGATCGCATACTTACTGTCGGTGAATAAAAAGCACATCAGCTTACGTACCGTGGGCGCTGCGCTGGTACTGCAAATCGCGATTGGCGGGATCATGCTCTATTTCCCGCCGGGCAAATGGCTGGTCGAGCAGGCCGCGCTGGGCGTGCATAAGGTCATGTCTTACAGCGACGCGGGCAGCGCCTTTATCTTTGGTTCTCTGGTTGGGCCAAAAATGGACGTGCTGTTTGATGGCGCCGGGTTCATCTTCGCCTTCCGCGTGCTCCCCGCCATTATTTTCGTCACCGCGTTGATCAGCCTGCTGTACTACATCGGCGTGATGGGGCTGCTGATTCGCATTCTGGGCGGAATTTTCCAGAAAGCCCTGAACATCAGCAAAATTGAATCATTTGTTGCGGTCACGACGATTTTCCTCGGCCAGAACGAGATCCCGGCAATCGTGAAGCCGTTTATTGACCGTCTGAATCGCAATGAATTGTTTACCGCGATTTGCAGCGGGATGGCCTCGATTGCGGGCTCGATGATGATTGGTTACGCCGGCATGGGCGTGCCGATTGATTATCTGCTGGCTGCCTCGCTGATGGCGATTCCGGGCGGGATCCTCTTTGCCCGTATTCTGAGTCCGGCAACGGAAGCGTCAAAAGTCACTTTCGAAAACCTCTCTTTCACCGAGACGCCACCCAAAAGCATCATTGAAGCCGCAGCAAGCGGAGCGATGACTGGGCTGAAGATTGCCGCTGGCGTGGCGACGGTGGTCATGGCGTTTGTTGCGATTATCGCGCTGATCAACGGTATTATCGGTGGTATTGGCGGCTGGTTCGGCTATGGCCATGCGACGCTTGAAGGGATCTTTGGCTGGGTGTTAGCCCCGCTGGCGTGGATCATGGGCGTTGACTGGAGTGATGCCACCCTGGCAGGGAGCCTGATTGGGCAGAAACTGGCGATCAACGAATTTGTCGCTTACCTCAATCTCTCGCCTTACCTGCAGGATGGCGGCACTCTGGATGTGAAAACTATTGCCATTATCTCTTTTGCGCTGTGTGGGTTTGCCAACTTTGGTTCTATTGGCGTGGTGGTCGGGGCATTTTCTGCCATCTCCCCTCAGCGCGCGCCGGAAATCGCCCAGTTGGGTATGCGTGCGCTGGCCGCAGCCACGCTCTCTAACCTGATGAGTGCGACCATTGCCGGGTTCTTTATTGGACTGGCATAGCGTGAGTTTGCCGAACGGCGGTTGATGCCTTATCCGGCCTGGAGACACACTTCCTGGCCGGATAAGTCGTTTTTACTGGCTTGTTTTTAACAAATACAGCGCGTTGTCAGCGGAAAGGGTGGGGTTGTTGATACTGACGCTGGCACGTGACAATGCCGCACAGGCCATCGCAAAATTCGCGCTTTCGCGAAAATCGCTCCCTTCCAGGAAGCTGTAGATAAGCCCCGCCATGAAACCATCGTCGGCGCCGAAGCTGTCGACCACCGTATGAGCGGGCGGCGTGAGTAAGAATTGCTCACCGTCTTTCTCACTACAAAATACCGACTCATCTTCCAGACAGACAAAAATCTGCTGAACGCCCTGCTGATGGAGAGCATTGATCGCGTTGAGTCGATCGGCATCGCTATTGATGGGATGGCCCCATAAGATTTCCAGCTCTTTTTGCGTTGGTTTTAGCGTATGAATGCGCGTAAACCAGGTTTTCACCTTCGTTGCTTTGAACTCAGAAACGGTATCAATAAACACCGGAATGTCATCCGCCACCGTAAAGACCCACTCGATGGCTTCTGGCGTCAGATTACAGTCCGCCAGCACCACGCCAGCGTGGCGGATTAAATCCCGCGAGCTGTTCAGTAACTGCGGCGACAGTTGTTGCAGGATGTGGGTATCGTTAATCGCCAGCACCGTCTCTTCCTGCTGATTGGCGATAGAGAGGTAGGTTGAGGTGTTATGTCCGTGCAGGCGAATGCAACTGGAGATATTGACGCCCGCCTGACGCGTTTGTTCCAGTAGCGTCTCACCATAAAAATCGCTGCCGACAGCGGAAATCAGATGGACATCGCGGCCTAACAGGGCGAGGTTATGGGCAATATTGCGGCCCACGCCGCCCGCAGAACAGTGAATACTGCCCGGGTTGGACGCGGCCTGTGGGTAGTGGATATCCGCCATACCGCGAATATCCATGTTGATCGCTCCCACGACCACGCAATATGCCTGTTCGGTGAGGATGTAACCTTTTCCTTTGATCGCCCCTTTACGCATCAGGTCCATAATGTGCGCGGCAACGCGAGAACGGCTGATTTGCAAAATGTCGGCGATTTCGTTTTGCTGAATTAACGGGTTGCGGCGCAGAATTTTGAGTATCTGTTTTTCCCTGTCGTTCATGATTACGCAACCGCCTTTTCAGTCTGCTGCGCTTTCAGCCAGGCGATCTCTTCTGCCCAGATGTCGGGGTTGATGGTTTCCAGCACCAGCGGAATACCGTCGAAACGTGCGTCCTGCATGATCCAACGGAACGCGTCGTGACCGATGTTGCCTTCCCCCAGGCTGTGGTGGCGGTCGACCCGGCTGCCGAAGGTGCTCTTGGCATCATTCAGGTGCATGCCGCGCAGATACTGAAAGCCGACGATACGCTCAAACTCGTCAAAGGTTTTTTCGCATTCGGCGGCAGAGCGTAAGTCATATCCAGCGGCGAAAGCATGACAGGTGTCGATGCACACGCCGACGCGCGATTTGTCTTCCACGCCATCGATGATTGCGGCAAGATGCTCAAATTTGAATCCGAGATTGCTGCCCTGACCGGCGGTATTTTCAATTACTGCAGTGACGCCTTCGGTGCGGGCGAGGGCGATGTTGATTGACTCGGCAATCTTCGCCAGACACTCCTCTTCCGATATTTGCATCAGGTGGCTGCCCGGGTGGAAGTTAAGCAGGGATAAACCGAGTTGCTCGCAGCGCTGCATTTCATCGAGAAAAGCGTCGCGGGATTTTTCCAGCGCGTCGCTGACCGGGTGGCCCAGATTGATCAGATAGCTGTCGTGCGGCAGAATCTGGGCGGAAGTGAAGCGGTATTTCTCACAGGCGGCTTTAAAGTCATCGATGATTTGCGTGGTGAGAGGGGCTGCACGCCATTGACGCTGATTTTTGGTGAAGAGCGCAAACGCGGTTGCCTCGATTTCAGCGGCGCGAATTGCGGCATTTGCCAGCCCGCCCGCTGCGCTGACGTGTGCTCCGATGTATTTCATTAAAGACTCCTGTTAACCCGCCAGATATGGCCTGGAGGATTTGTGTATCCGGAAATTGAATCTTGCCAATCATAGCGGGTTAACAGGGGCAGGATGTAGCGAATTATGCAATAAGGTGCTGGACCAGGACGTTAATCACGCCACCGCCGACAATCAGCCAGATGAACAACACCAGCGCCATTAACAGCGGTTTCGCCCCGGCTTTCTTCAGCGCGCTCACATGCGTTGTCAACCCCAGGGCCGCCATCGCCATTGCCAGCAGTACCGTATCCAGCGTGACCAGCATGTTCACCGCCGCCTGCGGTAACAGGTGGAACGAGTTGAAAATGGCCACCACGATGAACAGGATGGCAAACCACGGAATAGTGATTTTGCTTTTTTCCCCACCGCTGGCCGGTGACAGTTGTTTCACTCGTGCGGCCATAAAGATGAGGAACGGAGCCAGCATCATGACGCGCAGCATTTTGGCAATCACCGCCGCGTTTTCCGCATCCGGATTGATCGCGTGTCCTGCCGCCACAACCTGTGCAACTTCATGCATGGTGGAGCCAATAAAAATACCGTACGTTTCCGGGCTAAACCAGTGCGCCAGTAGCGGATACATCGCTGGATAGAGGAAAATCGCCATCGTCCCGAAGATCACCACCGTCGCGACGGCGACCGTGACTTTGCTGGCCTCGGCTTTCACCACCGGTTCCGTTGCCAGTACTGCCGCCGCACCGCAAATACTGCTGCCCGCACCGATCAACCAACTGGTCTGGCGATCCAACCCAAACACTTTCTGTCCCAGAAAACAGGCCAACATAAAGGTACTGGACAGCGTCAAAATGTCAATCAGAATGCCGCTGACCCCCACATCAGCAATCTGTGCGAAGGTGAGGCGAAAACCGTAGAGGATAATCCCCAGTCGTAATAAATGTTGCTTTGCAAACAGGACACCGCCGTCACAGCTTTTCCAGATCTGCGGATAGACGGTGTTACCGATCACCATCCCCAACAAAATTGCTAAGGTGAGGGCGCTGAACCCGGCACCTGCCACAGCGGGAATGGAACCACCCCACAAGGCAACCCCGGTAATTACTGCACTCAGGGCAAGCCCCGGAATAAAATGCCACATTGTTCGATGATGATTCGTTAAGGTGAGTTCTGTCATTGCCTTCTCCTCTTTTATGGGCAAAAGGTTACGGCGAACTGGCTTAAAAATAAAATTGATTATATATTTATAATTAATCTTTATAAGTGGTAAGCGACCATGCACATCACCCTGCGGCAACTTGAAGTATTCACTGAAGTTTTGAAAAGCGGCTCAACGACGCAAGCGTCGGTGATGCTTGCGCTGTCGCAGTCGGCGGTCAGTGCGGCGCTGACCGATCTGGAAGGTCAGCTCGGCGTTCAGCTTTTCGACCGCGTAGGCAAGCGACTGGTGGTGAATGAACACGGTCGTTTGCTCTATCCGCGGGCCCTGGCGTTACTGGAGCAGGCGGTGGAGATTGAGCAGTTGTTCCGTGAAGACAACGGTGCAATCCGTGTGTATGCCAGTAGCACTATCGGCAACTATATCCTTCCGGGGGTGATCGCCCGTTATCGCCGTGATTTTCCGGCACTTCCGCTGGAACTCAGCGTCGGTAATAGTCAGGACGTCATTACCGCGGTGCTTGATTTTCGGGTCGACATTGGGCTTATCGAAGGGCCGTGCCACAATACGGAAATCATCTCGGAGCCGTGGCTGGAAGATGAACTGGTGGTGTTTGCTGCGCCATCTTCGCCGCTGGCGCAGGGACCGGTAACGCTTGAGCAACTCGCTTGCGCCCCCTGGATCCTGCGTGAGCGTGGTTCCGGCACACGGGAAATTGTGGATTACCTGCTGCTGTCGCACTTACCCAAATTTGAAATGGCGATGGAACTGGGAAACTCAGAAGCCATCAAGCATGCCGTGCGCCATGGGCTGGGAATTAGCTGTCTGTCACGTCGGGTGATTGAGGAACAACTCCAGGCGGGAACGCTCAGCGAAGTCGCGGTACCGCTTCCGCGTCTGGTGCGTACGCTCTGGCGGATCCATCATCGCCAGAAACACCTCTCCAACGCACTTCAGCGCTTCCTCAGTTATTGCGAATAACGCCTCGCAGGGACCGATCGTCTGCCGGGATACGTCCAGGGAGCTATCGGTTCACGATTCTCTGCTATTACTTATAATCCGCGGCCAGTCATGAAGGTCTCTTATAACAGCGCATTTGTGCCAGAAGCACGGCGTTTCGTCTGCTACAATCGCGCCTCATTTTTTGGATGGATAGCAT
The DNA window shown above is from Citrobacter farmeri and carries:
- a CDS encoding NupC/NupG family nucleoside CNT transporter, which produces MDIMRSVVGMAVLLVIAYLLSVNKKHISLRTVGAALVLQIAIGGIMLYFPPGKWLVEQAALGVHKVMSYSDAGSAFIFGSLVGPKMDVLFDGAGFIFAFRVLPAIIFVTALISLLYYIGVMGLLIRILGGIFQKALNISKIESFVAVTTIFLGQNEIPAIVKPFIDRLNRNELFTAICSGMASIAGSMMIGYAGMGVPIDYLLAASLMAIPGGILFARILSPATEASKVTFENLSFTETPPKSIIEAAASGAMTGLKIAAGVATVVMAFVAIIALINGIIGGIGGWFGYGHATLEGIFGWVLAPLAWIMGVDWSDATLAGSLIGQKLAINEFVAYLNLSPYLQDGGTLDVKTIAIISFALCGFANFGSIGVVVGAFSAISPQRAPEIAQLGMRALAAATLSNLMSATIAGFFIGLA
- a CDS encoding sugar kinase — its product is MNDREKQILKILRRNPLIQQNEIADILQISRSRVAAHIMDLMRKGAIKGKGYILTEQAYCVVVGAINMDIRGMADIHYPQAASNPGSIHCSAGGVGRNIAHNLALLGRDVHLISAVGSDFYGETLLEQTRQAGVNISSCIRLHGHNTSTYLSIANQQEETVLAINDTHILQQLSPQLLNSSRDLIRHAGVVLADCNLTPEAIEWVFTVADDIPVFIDTVSEFKATKVKTWFTRIHTLKPTQKELEILWGHPINSDADRLNAINALHQQGVQQIFVCLEDESVFCSEKDGEQFLLTPPAHTVVDSFGADDGFMAGLIYSFLEGSDFRESANFAMACAALSRASVSINNPTLSADNALYLLKTSQ
- the nfo gene encoding deoxyribonuclease IV; the encoded protein is MKYIGAHVSAAGGLANAAIRAAEIEATAFALFTKNQRQWRAAPLTTQIIDDFKAACEKYRFTSAQILPHDSYLINLGHPVSDALEKSRDAFLDEMQRCEQLGLSLLNFHPGSHLMQISEEECLAKIAESINIALARTEGVTAVIENTAGQGSNLGFKFEHLAAIIDGVEDKSRVGVCIDTCHAFAAGYDLRSAAECEKTFDEFERIVGFQYLRGMHLNDAKSTFGSRVDRHHSLGEGNIGHDAFRWIMQDARFDGIPLVLETINPDIWAEEIAWLKAQQTEKAVA
- a CDS encoding YeiH family protein, with the translated sequence MTELTLTNHHRTMWHFIPGLALSAVITGVALWGGSIPAVAGAGFSALTLAILLGMVIGNTVYPQIWKSCDGGVLFAKQHLLRLGIILYGFRLTFAQIADVGVSGILIDILTLSSTFMLACFLGQKVFGLDRQTSWLIGAGSSICGAAAVLATEPVVKAEASKVTVAVATVVIFGTMAIFLYPAMYPLLAHWFSPETYGIFIGSTMHEVAQVVAAGHAINPDAENAAVIAKMLRVMMLAPFLIFMAARVKQLSPASGGEKSKITIPWFAILFIVVAIFNSFHLLPQAAVNMLVTLDTVLLAMAMAALGLTTHVSALKKAGAKPLLMALVLFIWLIVGGGVINVLVQHLIA
- the yieE gene encoding DNA-binding transcriptional regulator YeiE; the encoded protein is MHITLRQLEVFTEVLKSGSTTQASVMLALSQSAVSAALTDLEGQLGVQLFDRVGKRLVVNEHGRLLYPRALALLEQAVEIEQLFREDNGAIRVYASSTIGNYILPGVIARYRRDFPALPLELSVGNSQDVITAVLDFRVDIGLIEGPCHNTEIISEPWLEDELVVFAAPSSPLAQGPVTLEQLACAPWILRERGSGTREIVDYLLLSHLPKFEMAMELGNSEAIKHAVRHGLGISCLSRRVIEEQLQAGTLSEVAVPLPRLVRTLWRIHHRQKHLSNALQRFLSYCE